The following coding sequences lie in one Pseudorca crassidens isolate mPseCra1 chromosome 2, mPseCra1.hap1, whole genome shotgun sequence genomic window:
- the LOC137211889 gene encoding RNA guanine-N7 methyltransferase-activating subunit-like protein, whose product MTDTSEAVPNFEEMFVSRFTDDKEYQEYLKRPPESPPTVEEWNSRAGGNQRKRGNRLQDNRQFRGRDSRRGWPSDNQSNQWHGRSWGNNYPQHRQEPYYPHQYGHYGHNQRPPYGYY is encoded by the coding sequence ATGACTGACACTTCTGAAGCTGTTCCAAATTTTGAAGAGATGTTTGTCAGTAGATTCACAGATGACAAAGAGTACCAGGAATACCTGAAACGCCCTCCTGAGTCCCCTCCAACTGTTGAGGAATGGAATAGCAGAGCTGGTGGGAACCAAAGAAAGAGAGGCAATCGGTTGCAAGATAACAGACAGTTTAGAGGTAGGGATAGCAGACGGGGGTGGCCAAGTGACAATCAATCCAATCAGTGGCATGGACGATCCTGGGGTAACAATTACCCGCAGCACAGACAAGAACCTTACTACCCCCATCAATATGGACACTATGGTCACAACCAACGGCCTCCCTATGGCTACTACTGA